The Rhodococcus triatomae genome includes a window with the following:
- a CDS encoding Dps family protein — translation MTNPITSTLDAGQQKIAGDALQGTVVDLIDLSLIAKQAHWNVLGRNFRSVHLALDELVTAAREFTDSAAERATAIGVSPDGRASTVAKDSGTKGFGEGWTKDSEVIASIVGNLAAVIERLRERIGTTEDADPVTQDLLIAITARLEQLHWMWQAQIS, via the coding sequence ATGACCAACCCGATCACCAGCACGCTCGACGCCGGCCAGCAGAAGATCGCAGGCGACGCGCTGCAGGGGACCGTCGTCGATCTCATCGACCTGAGCCTGATCGCCAAGCAGGCGCACTGGAACGTGCTCGGCCGCAACTTCCGGTCCGTTCACCTCGCGCTCGACGAACTCGTCACCGCGGCACGCGAATTCACCGATTCCGCGGCGGAGCGCGCGACCGCCATCGGCGTCAGCCCGGACGGGCGTGCCTCGACCGTCGCGAAGGACTCCGGCACCAAGGGCTTCGGTGAGGGGTGGACCAAGGATTCCGAGGTCATCGCCTCCATCGTCGGTAACCTCGCCGCCGTCATCGAGCGTCTGCGCGAGCGGATCGGTACCACCGAGGACGCCGATCCGGTCACCCAGGATCTGCTCATCGCGATCACCGCGCGGCTCGAGCAGCTGCACTGGATGTGGCAGGCGCAGATTTCCTGA
- a CDS encoding catalase, whose protein sequence is MSETRPFTTNNFGIPVASDDESLTAGTQGPILLHDHYLIEKLAQFNRERVPERVVHAKGGGAFGELVVTGDVSAYTTAKLFQPGARTESLVRFSTVAGEQGSPDTWRDPRGFAVKFYTEDGNYDLVGNNTPVFFIKDPIKFPDFIRSQKRLPGSGLRDHDMQWDFWTLRPESAHQVTWLMGDRGIPKSWRHMDGFGSHTYQWVNAAGERFWVKYHFKTNQGIEFLTQDEADRLAGSDPDYHRADLYGAIEQGEFPSWTLKVQVMPVAEAEGYRFNPFDLTKVWSQKDYPLIEVGTWTLNRNPDNFFAQIEQASFEPSNVVPGIGFSPDKMLLGRVFSYADAHRYRIGTNYADLPVNAPKNIVNSYSKEGAMRYSFNSPDTPVYAPNSFGGAHADPAVAGDEGLWNFDGEAVRAGYIEHAEDGDFTQAGTLVREVLDDAARERLVNNVVGHLLGGVSEPILLRAFDYWKNVDADLGKKIEDGVRTAQG, encoded by the coding sequence ATGTCCGAAACACGTCCTTTCACCACCAACAACTTCGGGATCCCGGTCGCGAGCGACGACGAATCGCTCACGGCGGGAACGCAGGGACCCATTCTCCTGCACGATCACTATCTGATCGAGAAGCTGGCGCAGTTCAACCGCGAACGGGTACCCGAGCGCGTCGTCCACGCGAAGGGCGGCGGTGCGTTCGGTGAGCTCGTCGTCACCGGTGACGTCAGCGCGTACACCACGGCCAAGCTGTTCCAGCCCGGTGCGCGTACCGAGTCGCTGGTGCGCTTCTCCACCGTGGCCGGTGAGCAGGGCAGCCCCGACACCTGGCGTGACCCACGGGGATTCGCGGTGAAGTTCTACACCGAGGACGGCAACTACGACCTCGTCGGCAACAACACCCCGGTGTTCTTCATCAAGGACCCGATCAAGTTCCCGGACTTCATCCGTTCGCAGAAGCGGCTGCCCGGGTCGGGCCTGCGGGATCACGACATGCAGTGGGATTTCTGGACACTCCGTCCGGAGTCCGCGCATCAGGTGACATGGCTGATGGGTGATCGCGGCATCCCGAAGTCCTGGCGGCACATGGACGGTTTCGGTTCGCACACCTACCAGTGGGTGAACGCCGCGGGCGAGCGGTTCTGGGTCAAGTACCACTTCAAGACGAACCAGGGCATCGAGTTCCTCACCCAGGACGAGGCCGATCGCCTGGCCGGAAGCGACCCGGACTACCACCGGGCAGATCTCTACGGGGCCATCGAGCAGGGCGAGTTCCCGAGCTGGACGCTGAAGGTCCAGGTCATGCCCGTCGCCGAGGCGGAGGGATACCGGTTCAACCCGTTCGACCTCACCAAGGTCTGGTCGCAGAAGGACTACCCGCTGATCGAGGTCGGCACCTGGACGCTGAATCGCAACCCGGACAACTTCTTCGCGCAGATCGAGCAGGCCTCGTTCGAGCCGTCCAACGTCGTGCCCGGCATCGGTTTCTCTCCGGACAAGATGCTGCTCGGCCGCGTGTTCTCCTACGCGGACGCGCACCGGTACCGGATCGGCACCAACTACGCCGATCTGCCCGTCAACGCGCCGAAGAACATCGTGAACTCCTATTCCAAGGAGGGCGCGATGCGCTACAGCTTCAACTCGCCCGACACTCCGGTCTACGCGCCGAACTCCTTCGGCGGGGCGCACGCCGACCCGGCGGTGGCCGGTGACGAGGGCCTGTGGAACTTCGACGGTGAGGCGGTTCGCGCCGGGTACATCGAGCATGCCGAGGACGGTGACTTCACCCAGGCCGGGACCCTCGTGCGCGAGGTTCTCGACGACGCCGCCCGCGAGCGGCTGGTGAACAACGTCGTCGGTCATCTGCTCGGCGGGGTCAGCGAGCCGATCCTGCTCCGCGCCTTCGACTACTGGAAGAACGTCGACGCCGATCTGGGCAAGAAGATCGAGGACGGCGTCCGCACAGCTCAGGGCTGA
- a CDS encoding ABC transporter permease gives MTTTTETPTAAPAVDERSPLAKWTHDTGAVFTREILVVLRDPFTLIFSLLQPLVFLGLFGPLLDGMLGDSTIEGESALQWFLPGVLVMIAIFGTGMVGGNLLYELMTGAYERILATPLYRSSILVGRALKEFAPLVAQALLITLVAIPFGLAFYPAHVLFGLLILGIFGIGLGSLSYALGLAAKNREWVFWGVQQSVIFPLLLLGGMMLPLEAGPEWMRVLSKVNPLTYIVNAERTLFAGTMWDSTVAWGVVAALVTCAVGLWVGIRTVKRTI, from the coding sequence ATGACCACCACCACCGAAACCCCCACCGCGGCCCCGGCCGTCGACGAACGCTCACCCCTGGCCAAGTGGACCCACGACACGGGCGCGGTGTTCACCCGCGAGATCCTCGTGGTGCTGCGGGACCCGTTCACGCTCATCTTCTCGCTGCTGCAACCGCTCGTGTTCCTCGGGCTGTTCGGACCACTGCTCGACGGCATGCTCGGGGACTCGACCATCGAGGGCGAATCGGCGCTGCAGTGGTTCCTGCCCGGCGTGCTCGTGATGATCGCGATCTTCGGCACCGGCATGGTCGGCGGAAACCTGTTGTACGAACTGATGACCGGCGCGTACGAGCGGATTCTCGCGACTCCGCTGTACCGCTCGTCGATCCTCGTCGGGCGGGCGCTGAAGGAGTTCGCTCCGCTCGTGGCCCAGGCACTGCTCATCACCCTCGTCGCGATTCCCTTCGGCCTCGCTTTCTACCCCGCGCACGTCCTGTTCGGGCTGCTGATCCTCGGCATCTTCGGCATCGGCCTCGGTTCGCTGTCCTACGCGCTCGGACTTGCGGCGAAGAACCGGGAGTGGGTGTTCTGGGGCGTGCAGCAATCGGTCATCTTCCCGTTGCTGCTGCTCGGCGGAATGATGCTGCCGCTCGAGGCCGGCCCCGAGTGGATGCGGGTGCTGTCCAAGGTCAACCCCCTCACCTACATCGTGAACGCCGAACGCACGCTGTTCGCGGGGACGATGTGGGACTCGACGGTCGCCTGGGGCGTCGTCGCCGCACTCGTGACCTGCGCCGTGGGCCTGTGGGTGGGCATCCGTACCGTCAAGCGCACGATTTGA
- a CDS encoding Fur family transcriptional regulator translates to MRYEDTDPRAQLRAAGLRVTAPRIAVLETVADHPHSDAHQVASRVRDRIGSVSTQAVYDVLEACTGAGLLRRIEPAGSPARFETRTGDNHHHLVCRTCGLVVDVDCTVGEAPCLAPSDSHGFTVDEAEVVFWGLCAQCRDNTPG, encoded by the coding sequence ATGCGATACGAGGACACCGACCCCAGGGCGCAACTGCGTGCTGCGGGCCTGCGTGTCACAGCCCCTCGTATCGCTGTATTGGAAACTGTTGCAGACCATCCCCATTCGGATGCCCATCAGGTCGCGTCGCGAGTACGTGACCGGATCGGATCGGTGTCCACCCAGGCGGTCTACGACGTGCTCGAGGCGTGCACCGGCGCAGGACTGCTCCGGCGGATCGAACCCGCGGGTTCACCGGCGCGTTTCGAGACCCGTACCGGCGACAATCACCATCACCTGGTGTGTCGTACGTGCGGGCTCGTCGTGGACGTCGACTGCACCGTGGGGGAGGCGCCGTGCCTGGCGCCGTCCGACTCCCACGGGTTCACCGTCGACGAGGCCGAAGTCGTGTTCTGGGGACTCTGCGCGCAATGTCGGGACAACACCCCGGGCTGA